Proteins from a single region of Pithys albifrons albifrons isolate INPA30051 chromosome 10, PitAlb_v1, whole genome shotgun sequence:
- the RNF2 gene encoding E3 ubiquitin-protein ligase RING2 — protein sequence MSQAVQTNGTQPLSKTWELSLYELQRTPQEAITDGLEIVVSPRSLHSELMCPICLDMLKNTMTTKECLHRFCADCIITALRSGNKECPTCRKKLVSKRSLRPDPNFDALISKIYPSRDEYEAHQERVLARISKHNNQQALSHSIEEGLKIQAMNRLQRGKKQQIENGSGAEDNGDSSHCSNASTHSNQEAGPSTKRTKTSDDSGLELDTSSAAVAMDPVLDGASEIELVFRPHPTLMENDDSAQTRYIKTSGNATVDHLSKYLAVRLALEELRSKGESNQMNLDTASEKQYTIYIATANGQFTVLNGSFSLELVSEKYWKVNKPMELYYAPTKEHK from the exons ATGTCTCAGGCCGTGCAGACCAACGGGACGCAGCCCCTGAGCAAGACCTGGGAGCTCAGCCTGTACGAGCTGCAGAGAACACCTCAG GAAGCCATCACGGATGGGCTGGAGATCGTGGTGTCCCCACGGAGCCTGCACAGCGAGCTGATGTGCCCCATCTGCCTGGACATGCTGAAGAACACCATGACCACCAAGGAGTGTCTGCACCGGTTCTGCGCCGACTGCATCATCACGGCGCTGCGCAGCGG CAACAAAGAGTGTCCCACGTGTCGCAAGAAGCTCGTGTCCAAGCGCTCCCTGCGCCCAGACCCCAACTTCGATGCCCTCATCAGTAAGATTTACCCGAGCAGAGATGAGTACGAGGCCCACCAGGAGCGGGTGCTGGCCAGGATCAGCAAGCACAACAACCAGCAGGCCCTGAGCCACAGCATCGAGGAGGGACTGAAGATCCAGGCCATGAACAG GTTGCAGAGGGGCAAGAAGCAGCAGATCGAGAATGGGAGCGGCGCGGAGGACAACGGGGACAGCTCGCACTGCAGCAACGCCTCCACCCACAGCAACCAGGAGGCCGGGCCCAGCACCAAGAGGACCAAGACCTCGGACGACTcggggctggagctggacaCGAGCAGCGCGGCCGTGGCCATGGACCCCGTGCTGGACGGCGCCAGCGAGATCGAGCTGGTGTTCCGGCCACACCCCACGCTCATGGAGAACGACGACAGCGCCCAGACCAG GTACATCAAGACCTCGGGCAATGCCACGGTGGATCACTTGTCCAAGTACCTGGCTGTGAGGTTGGCGTTGGAGGAGCTTCGGAGCAAAGGGGAGTCCAACCAGATGAACCTGGACACGGCCAGTGAGAAGCAGTACACCATCTACATCGCCACTGCCAACGGGCAGTTCACC GTGTTAAATgggtccttttccctggaactggTCAGTGAGAAGTACTGGAAGGTGAACAAACCCATGGAACTGTACTATGCTCCCACCAAGGAGCACAAATAA